TATTGGTATTATAAATTAACTGTTTAATTGAGTTAATGTCTTGTTTGAGTTTTTCATTATCAACCACCTCTTTGGCAATCTTGTTATATGCGTGCATTGCCGTGGTGTGGTCTCGTCCTCCAATTTCACTTCCTATGGTTGGATATGAAGTATTTATCTCTTCTCTCATTAAATACATAATAAGCTGTCGTGGATAAACAAGTTCTTTTTTTCTACTTTTCCCTAAGATTGCCTTAACATCAATATCATAATATTTAATAACTGAGGCAATAATATCTTTTGTGGTAATTGATTTTGATTGGAAGTTGGAAATTATGTTGTTTAATATACCCTTGGTTGATTCTAATGTTGGTGTTGAATTATTAAATTCATGAAAAGCAATAATTCTATTTAGGGCCCCCTCTAATTCTCGAATGTTATTTTGAATGTTTTCGGCTATATAATAATAAATATCATAGTCTAGTTTATAGTTTTTTTCTCTACACTTGTTTTCTAATATTGCAATTCTTGTTTCAATGTCTGGATTTGATATGTCGGCTATCATCCCCCACTCAAACCTAGAGAGAAGTCTTTTTTCTAGGGCCGGAATAGATTTTGGTGGTCTGTCTGATGTTATTACTATTTGTTTATTTGTCTGGTGGAGTTCATTAAATGTATGAAAAAATTCTTCCTGGGTTCCATCTTTCCCGGCCATAAATTGAATGTCATCAATTAATAATAAATCAATGTTTCTATATTTTTCTTTAAACTCTTTTGCTCTCCCCCCTCTTACTGATTGAATATATTCATTAGTAAATTTTTCAGAGGTTACATACATCACTTTATCTGTTTTTTTGGTGAGTTCGTGGCCAATTGCTTGGAGAAGGTGGGTTTTCCCTAAACCAACCCCACCATAAATAAACAATGGATTATACGCCACTCCGGGATTTGCGGCCACTGCTTGACATGCGGCATGAGCCAATTCGTTTCCTTTTCCGGCTACAAAATTTTCAAAATTATATTTATGGTTTAGCCCATATTTATTAACATTAGAAACAGTGCCCAGGCCTTCTTTTTTTGGTTCAGAAAGTTGATCGTTATTTTTTTTAAATTTTTCAGTAGGGGTTAATGATTTTTTTGTTTCAACTTTATATAAAATGCTTTTAATTTTTTTATCAATAACATTCTCTAGTGCTTTTACTATTTCATCGTGATATTTTTTCTCTAACCAAGCCTTCGTAAAGGTATTTGGAACACAAACAACAACACTTGTATCTTCGATTGAGGAAATAAACGTATTTTTAAACCATGTGGTAAAATTTGCTTTAGAAAGGGTTAACTCAATTTCACCCAAAACTGCTTCCCAGATTTGTTCATGATTCATAGTATTTTTTAATTTAATTTTATGTTTCGAATTATAACAAGTATTTCAATTAATAAAACCCCTTGTTTTGTTTACAAGATGTTGATAAAAAGTTAATAAGTCTCATTTTAATAAAAACTTAATAAATACTAGTTTCTCTTTGTTTAATTAAATATAAATATATAAATATAGTTATAATAATAAGTGGTGTTAATAAGCACTGAATTATTAATTTAAAGTAAAAAACTACTCGAAAAATACTGTTAACAGCGCGGTTGATAAACTATTAATATATTTTAATAAAGTGTTAATATATTAACTAGTAATTTGGAAAACCAAAAGTTATTAAGATAATATTAAAATGAATTAACAAAAAAATTTTAATTATAAACAACTTTTGAACACCCAAAAATCGCCATTGACTTTATATAATAATAATGTTACTTTTACTAAGTAAAAATAAATAAATTAGTAATATTATGCCAAAAAGAACATTCCAGCCAAACGTGAAAAAAGGAAAAAAGAAGCACGGCTTTATGAAAAGAATGCAAACAAAAGACGGTCAAAATGTAATTAAAGCCAGAAGAGATAGGGGAAGAAAAGTTTTAACTAAATAAAACAAAAATATGTTTGCTAGTAAAAATAGATTAAGCAAACAAAAAGATTTTGACAACATTTTTAAAAATGGAAAAACCATTAAAAGTGGTTTTTTTAAAATAATTTTTTTTGAAAATAGGTTTAAAATAAATAGATATTCTATAATAGTAAATAAGAAAGTAAGTAAAAACGCAATTACTAGAAATAAAATAAAGCGTATTGTTAGAAAGCAAATTAAAGAATATACTTTTAATAATAACAACAAAGACATTGTTTTTATAGTTTATCCAAACTTTTTAGAAAAAACTAAAGAAAGCACAAATGAAATCAAAAAAGCTCTTAGCAAAATTGATATATATAGATTTTTTGTTTAGAAAACTTTTTGTATTAGTTATTAAGTTTTATCAAAACACAATATCACCTGACCACGGTTTTTTTAAATATTTATATCCCCATGGATATTGTAGATTTAGGCCCACGTGTTCAGACTATTCTATACAAGCAATAGAAAAACACGGAATAATTAAAGGTACAATTAAAGCCTCTTGGCGTATATTGAGATGTAACCCCTGGAACAAGGGTGGTTATGACCCATTAAAATAATTTATGTTTCAAACATTTTTTTATCAACCAGTTCTTAATCTTTTAATATATTTATATAATATAGTCCCCGGTAACGATCTTGGTGTGGCTATTATTTTGTTGACCATAATAATTAAACTTTTATTGTTACCGCTTTCAAAAAAATCAATCAAAAGCCAAAAAGAGCTTCAAGAAATTCAACCAAAAGTAGAAGAACTTAAAAAGGAATATAAAGACAACA
The DNA window shown above is from Patescibacteria group bacterium and carries:
- the dnaA gene encoding chromosomal replication initiator protein DnaA; this translates as MNHEQIWEAVLGEIELTLSKANFTTWFKNTFISSIEDTSVVVCVPNTFTKAWLEKKYHDEIVKALENVIDKKIKSILYKVETKKSLTPTEKFKKNNDQLSEPKKEGLGTVSNVNKYGLNHKYNFENFVAGKGNELAHAACQAVAANPGVAYNPLFIYGGVGLGKTHLLQAIGHELTKKTDKVMYVTSEKFTNEYIQSVRGGRAKEFKEKYRNIDLLLIDDIQFMAGKDGTQEEFFHTFNELHQTNKQIVITSDRPPKSIPALEKRLLSRFEWGMIADISNPDIETRIAILENKCREKNYKLDYDIYYYIAENIQNNIRELEGALNRIIAFHEFNNSTPTLESTKGILNNIISNFQSKSITTKDIIASVIKYYDIDVKAILGKSRKKELVYPRQLIMYLMREEINTSYPTIGSEIGGRDHTTAMHAYNKIAKEVVDNEKLKQDINSIKQLIYNTNIID
- the rpmH gene encoding 50S ribosomal protein L34, yielding MPKRTFQPNVKKGKKKHGFMKRMQTKDGQNVIKARRDRGRKVLTK
- the rnpA gene encoding ribonuclease P protein component; this encodes MFASKNRLSKQKDFDNIFKNGKTIKSGFFKIIFFENRFKINRYSIIVNKKVSKNAITRNKIKRIVRKQIKEYTFNNNNKDIVFIVYPNFLEKTKESTNEIKKALSKIDIYRFFV
- the yidD gene encoding membrane protein insertion efficiency factor YidD, with protein sequence MKSKKLLAKLIYIDFLFRKLFVLVIKFYQNTISPDHGFFKYLYPHGYCRFRPTCSDYSIQAIEKHGIIKGTIKASWRILRCNPWNKGGYDPLK